A stretch of DNA from Pseudomonadales bacterium:
AACTCCCGTGCCCGCATGACTCCGAAGCGGGGACGGATCTCGTCGCGGAATTTCGTCTGGATCTGATAGAAGTTGCAGGGCAGCTGACGGTAACTGTGCACCTCACGACGGAACAGGTCAGTGATGATCTCCTCGTGGGTGGGACCCAGACAGAAGTCGCGCTGGTTACGATCCTGCATGCGCAGCATCTCCGCTCCCATTTTTTCCCAGCGCCTGGTTTCCTGCCAGAGTTCGGCCGGCTGGACGACGGGCATCAGGACTTCCTGTGCACCCGAGCGGTTCAGTTCTTCCCGGAGGATCGCCTCGATTCTGCGGATCACCCGCAGTCCCAGCGGAAGCCAGGTGTAGATACCGGCGGCGACCTGTCGAATGAGACCGGCGCGCAGCATCAGCCGATGGCTGATCACGTCCGCATCGGCAGGATTCTCTTTGAGGGTAGGCAGCAGCATCTGGCTCTGTCGCATGAGGACTCCTGTACCCTGGACCCGCGCCGACAGCGCCGGATTGCCCGGCACAGATCGCGAGTTGCAAGGATGGCAAAAAAAAGGCCGCCTGGCATGCCATGCGGCCTCTTACAGTATCGCAAACCGGAAATCCCCCAGAAGGGGAGGTTCCGGGAAAGGTCTTTAACCGACCATTTCCTTCAGACGCTTCAGCGCGGTGGCACGCACACGGATGCTTGCCGGCTTCGGTCCGATCACGATTTCTTCGCCGGTAGCCGGATTGCGGCCCAGACGCTTCTTGGTAGCAGGGCGCTTCACCGAGCGGATCTTCAGAAGTCCGGGCAGGGTGAATTCACCTGCGCCGCGCTTCTTGATGTGCCGCTCGATCAGGACCTCGAGCTCATCGAATACAGCTGCGACTTGCTTGCGGTTCAGGGCGGTTTTTTCCGCGATCTCGGTCAGGATGGCCGTTTTGGTCATCTTGGTCGCGATAGGGGCGCCTGCCTTGGCGGCGGGGGCTGCTTTCTTAGCGGTCGACTTCTTCTTCGCCGGTGCTTTTCTCTTAGCAGCAGCTTTTTTCGCAGGAGCTTTCTTGGTTGCCATTCATTGGTCCTTTCAATCGGTTAATAAACGAGGCGATTCCACACTCGTTCCGTTGCAGGACCTGCCAGTTGCCAGGGGTATCCCTTTCGGGGCCCCTTGGTTTCAAGGCTGCTGAGCCTCCCACTCCGGAAACCGGGGTTTCACCTGGTTCCTTTTCGACTTTCGCCAGTTAAAAGACTGCATTAAGCGAACGTCGATGGGGGCGCTTTATAGCTCATATTCAGAATGCAGGCAACAAAATATGGCGAAATCACTGTATTTTTATTGGGTTTTCTAAGATCATGCGCCGCTTGTCCGGGGCGCCACCGTCTGCCGATGTGCGCCTTTCGATAGCAAATACCTCATGAGCGGAACTACAGATGCCAATCTACGAGTATCGGTGCGGGGATTGTGGTCACGAGTTCGAGACCATCCAGAAAATCAGCGAAGAGCCGCTGACCCGTTGTCCTGCCTGCGAACATGAATCCCTTAAGAAAAAAGTGTCACGCGCGGCCTTCCGGTTGAAGGGCGCCGGCTGGTATGAAACCGACTTCAAATCTGCGAACAAACGCAATGTCGCGGGATCCGGCGATTCCGCCGAATCGGGAGGTAAATCCGACGCGGGGAGCAGCGGCTCGAGCGGCAAGGAGTCCGGCTCCGCTGCGGAGAAAAGCAGCGCGGACAGATCCTCGAGCGAGAAGAGCGGCAGCGATAAATCCGGCAGCGAAAAATCCACCAGCCCGGCAGGCAAGACGGCGGCAGCCGGCAGCAGCGGCTCGAATTCCGGCGGCTCGGCTTCGACCTGAGGCCGCCGGCGCCGTAAAGTTGTGGAGACGCCACGGTGTGTGCTCGACGGAGCCAGCTCCAGGAAGCGTGCTCCAGGTCGCAGAATAAAAGGAATCGGACCATGCGCAGTCATTACTGCGGCGAACTGAACGCCGCCCATACAGGAAAAGAAGTCGAACTGGTGGGCTGGGTACACCGTCGGCGTGACCATGGCGGTGTCATTTTCCTCGATATCCGTGATCGCACCGGCATCGTGCAGGTGGTCTTCGACCCGGACACCGTGGAGAGTTTTGCCACGGCGGATCGGGTGCGCAACGAGTACGTACTGCACATGCGCGGTCGTACCCGGCCGAGACCGGAAGGCACGGTCAATCCGGATATGGCGACCGGAGAGATCGAGGTCCTCGGCAATACCCTGGATATCCTCAATGCTTCGCTGACACCACCCTTCCAGCTGGATGAACACTCCGACGCCGGCGAAGACGTGCGGCTTCGTTACCGGTATCTGGATCTGCGCCGTCCGGAGATGCAGCAGAAGCTGCGGACCCGGTCTCAGATCAGCAGTGCGGCTAGACGCTATCTGGAATCCGAGGGGTTCTGGGAGGTGGAAACACCGACCCTGACCAAGGCGACGCCGGAAGGCGCCCGTGACTATCTGGTGCCGAGCCGCACCCACCCTGGTGAATTCTTCGCACTGCCCCAGTCTCCCCAGGTATTCAAGCAGCTGCTGATGATTGCCGGCATGGACAAGTACTATCAGATCGCACGCTGCTACCGGGACGAGGATCTGCGCCACGACCGGCAACCCGAGTTCACCCAGATCGATATCGAAGCCTCCTTCGTGACCGAGGCGGATGTCATGGGCCTCACCGAGCGCATGCTCAAGTCGGTATTCTCCGAAGTGCTCGGTGTCACCCTGCAGGATTTCCCTGTGCTGACCTGGGACGACGCCATGTCCCGCTACGGCAGCGACAAGCCGGACCTGCGCAATCCCCTGGAGCTGACCGATATCGCCGACCTGATGCGCAAGGTTGAGTTCAAGGTCTTCAACGGACCGGCGAACGACCCGAACAGCCGGGTGGTGGCACTGCGCGCGCCGGGTGGGGCACGGCTGTCACGCAAGGTGATCGACGGCTATACCGAGTTTGTCGGTCGTTACGGAGCCAGAGGTCTCGCCTACATAAAGGTGAACGACCGGTCGGCGGGCACCGAAGGTCTGCAGTCACCGATCCTGAAATTTCTGCCCGAGACGGTGGTGGCGGAGGTGCTGGACCGTGTGGGCGCCGTAGACGGCGACCTGGTGTTCTTCGGCGCAGACAAAGCCAGTGTGGTCTGCGATGCCCTGGGCGCGCTGCGTAACGAACTGGGCCGGGAGCTTGAGCTGCTTGACACGGAAAAGAGATGGGCGCCCTGCTGGGTGGTTTCCTGGCCCATGTTCGAGTCAGGACGCGACGGCACCCTGGCACCCGCCCATCACCCCTTCACCCGGCCGACCTGCAGCCCGGATGCGCTTAAGGCAGAACCGCTGGCAGCCCGGGCGGCCGCCTATGACGTGGTACTCAACGGCTATGAACTGGGTGGCGGCTCTCTGCGGATTCACGACCAGGACATGCAGCAGGCGGTGTTCGATACCCTGGGCATCGGCCAGGAAGCGGACGTGAAGTTCGGCTTCCTGCTCGACGCCCTCAAGCTCGGCTGCCCGCCCCACGGCGGCATCGCGATCGGACTCGACCGGCTGGTGATGCTGATGACCGATTCGGCCGCCATCCGGGACGTGATCGCCTTCCCCAAGACCCAGACCGCCGCCTGTCTGCTCACCCACGCGCCGAGCCCGGTCGACGAGCATCAACTGCGCGATCTGCACATCCGACTGCGCTGATGCTGCGGCCGGAGCTTCGCTGAGAGATGGAAGACTGCTATGGCAGGGCACAGTAAATGGGCCAATATCAAGCACCGCAAGGCCGCTCAGGATGCGAAGCGGGGCAGACTGTGGACGCGACTCATCCGGGAAATCGTCATCGCCGCCCGGCTTGGTGGCGGTGAACCCGCGGACAATCCCCGGCTGCGGGCAGCTATCGACAAGGGTCTTGCTGCCAACATTCCCAAGGACACCATCGAACGTGCAATCTCCCGGGGTGCCGGTGGCCAGGAAGGCAGTACGGTGGAAGAACTGGTCTATGAGGGCTATGCGCCCGGTGGTGTGGCAGTGATCGTCGAAGCCATGACCGACAATCGCAACCGTACCGTGGCGGATGTGCGGAACGCCTTCAGCCGTAATGGCGGTAACCTGGGCACCGATGGCTCCGTCGCTTATCTCTTCGAGCGCCGCGGTGTGATCAGTTTCGCCCCTGGTGCGGATGAGGAGAAGATCCTGGAGGTGGTGCTCGAGGCGGGGGCCGAGGATCTCGAGGTGGATGATGACGGGTCGATCCAGGTCACCACTGCCTGGGAAGCCTTGAGTGATGTGGCGCAGGCCCTGCGCGCCAGATCGCTCGAACCGGACAATGCGGAAGTGACCATGGTGCCCGCCAGCTGTGTGGAAACCGATGCTGAAACTGCGGAGACGGTGCTGAAACTGCTGGACGCGCTGGAAGATCTCGACGACGTGCAGAACGTCTACAGCAATGCGGATCTGCCGGAGTCTCTGCTCTCCGATTGAGCGGCTCTTAGAACCGCTGAGAACCCGGGAGGGGCACGAAGTTTGACTCGACTCATCGGCATCGATCCGGGCTCGCGGCTCACCGGCTATGGCGTCATCGATGTCGGCAGGGGCGGGCTGGTTTACGTGGCCAGTGGCTGTATCCGTACCCCGACAGGTCCGATGCCCGAACGGCTGGCGGAAATTTATCGGGCGATGAGCTCACTCATTCTCGAGCATCAGCCCGCAGAGCTGGCCATCGAAGAGGTCTTTCTCGCGAAGAACCCGGCTTCAGCCCTCAAGCTCGGTCA
This window harbors:
- the ruvC gene encoding crossover junction endodeoxyribonuclease RuvC, whose translation is MTRLIGIDPGSRLTGYGVIDVGRGGLVYVASGCIRTPTGPMPERLAEIYRAMSSLILEHQPAELAIEEVFLAKNPASALKLGQARGVAIAAGVAHGLQIHEYAARRVKQNIVGSGRASKEQVQHMVRVLLDLPGAPQADAADALAIAICHVNTRRLDRGSAP
- a CDS encoding HU family DNA-binding protein, which gives rise to MATKKAPAKKAAAKRKAPAKKKSTAKKAAPAAKAGAPIATKMTKTAILTEIAEKTALNRKQVAAVFDELEVLIERHIKKRGAGEFTLPGLLKIRSVKRPATKKRLGRNPATGEEIVIGPKPASIRVRATALKRLKEMVG
- a CDS encoding YebC/PmpR family DNA-binding transcriptional regulator, with protein sequence MAGHSKWANIKHRKAAQDAKRGRLWTRLIREIVIAARLGGGEPADNPRLRAAIDKGLAANIPKDTIERAISRGAGGQEGSTVEELVYEGYAPGGVAVIVEAMTDNRNRTVADVRNAFSRNGGNLGTDGSVAYLFERRGVISFAPGADEEKILEVVLEAGAEDLEVDDDGSIQVTTAWEALSDVAQALRARSLEPDNAEVTMVPASCVETDAETAETVLKLLDALEDLDDVQNVYSNADLPESLLSD
- the aspS gene encoding aspartate--tRNA ligase, with amino-acid sequence MRSHYCGELNAAHTGKEVELVGWVHRRRDHGGVIFLDIRDRTGIVQVVFDPDTVESFATADRVRNEYVLHMRGRTRPRPEGTVNPDMATGEIEVLGNTLDILNASLTPPFQLDEHSDAGEDVRLRYRYLDLRRPEMQQKLRTRSQISSAARRYLESEGFWEVETPTLTKATPEGARDYLVPSRTHPGEFFALPQSPQVFKQLLMIAGMDKYYQIARCYRDEDLRHDRQPEFTQIDIEASFVTEADVMGLTERMLKSVFSEVLGVTLQDFPVLTWDDAMSRYGSDKPDLRNPLELTDIADLMRKVEFKVFNGPANDPNSRVVALRAPGGARLSRKVIDGYTEFVGRYGARGLAYIKVNDRSAGTEGLQSPILKFLPETVVAEVLDRVGAVDGDLVFFGADKASVVCDALGALRNELGRELELLDTEKRWAPCWVVSWPMFESGRDGTLAPAHHPFTRPTCSPDALKAEPLAARAAAYDVVLNGYELGGGSLRIHDQDMQQAVFDTLGIGQEADVKFGFLLDALKLGCPPHGGIAIGLDRLVMLMTDSAAIRDVIAFPKTQTAACLLTHAPSPVDEHQLRDLHIRLR